cctgggtggctcacttggttaagcggccaactttggctcaggtcatgatctcacggttcatgggttcgagcctcatgtcgggctctgtgctgacagctgggagcctggagcttgctttggattctgtgtctcccttgctgtctgcccctcaccaccccccacacattctgtttctctctcaaacataaataaacattaaaaaaaattttttttttaatgaaaggaataTGTTGTTGGAAGAGACAATAGGGAAAGCGGGAAAGACATGGGCTTTACACAATCAGACCAGGTCTGCAGTTACTAACCATGTAACAGTACCTTTTCTAAACCTTCACTTCCTCAATTTTAGAATAGGAATAATATGGTCTATTTTATAACATTGTTTAGAAGataaagtaatagaaaaaaagaagataaagtcaTAGGGAAGCAATAAGGTCTGTTAGTTGAAATAAGATAGGCATTTTAGAGTCACTGTCTGGGTTTGGATCCTTGCTTTACTATGTGCTGGGTACATGGCCTCAGGGAACTATTCAAATATTCACACTTTCCAAATGGGTAGTGATAAAAATACctacttcataaaaatatttcaagatttaaatgagataacagaAGTAACATGCTTAACTTGAGGCATAGTAGGGACTCAGTCAGCGTTTGCCTTGGTACATGTAAAGTGTCTGACCCACAAGCCCAGCACACAGGTACTCAGTCAGTATTAGTGTAGGCCTCCTTCCTGAAGCTTCTGAATAGGATGGAGATCACACCCTTCTTCACAGAAGGCACAACAGGAAAAGGACTAAGAAGAATGAGAACGTACTTTGGTACTGATACTTCGCGCAGGGTCTGATTAGGTTAGAGGGGCATTAATGAAATCCATTTTGGCTTACGGTATTTATTTGTCCTAACCTGTAGTGAAGGGAACTATTTAGAATGAATAGTtctatttccccctcttcctccaggcAAACACAGAGCCGCCCAAGCTGAGTAGAGATGAGCAGCGGGGTCGAGGTGCCCTCCTACAGGATATCTGCAAAGGGACCAAGCTGAAGAAGGTGACCAACATTAACGATCGGAGTGCTCCCATCCTTGAGAGTGAGTCTAAGCTTCATTTCCTAGTGAGCCAGGAGGGTCCCGGGATCAACTTGGAGACTTGGCCGACCTGTCATTTTTCTTGTTGGGTCTTGAGTGGGAAAGTTTTGTCCTTTGAGTTTTCTTTGAATGTTCTTTGGCCGGCTTTACATCTGGTCATTTGAATaccttagaatttctttttttgaccTTTGGGAAGCGTTCTCTGGGGTAaaattctcttcttctactgTAACTAGTGCTTGGCTCTTCTCTGAGGAGACCATCGTATTACTAAAAACCACTAAGCTGAAGCCAGCTATAATTCTGTAATTGTCACAGGTGTCCATTCAGATAGGCTCTGGAGAGTTGTTCACACCTGGGTCCCTGAGTCATTGGCCCCCTTACCATCTGGGACTTGGAAGGATACTCGGCTGAGCCTATCTTTATCCTgattttccctctgcctttcctaAATAAGGGAAGTTtggctcctttttccttttgttctttatctttcatCACAGTGAAGAGTTTTATCTCCATATGAAGCTGTGGATCTGAGCggcctaggttttttttttctttttttttttaatgcaaaggcAAAAGCAAGATTGGTTTATTTGCAAATTAAAGCCCAAATAGAGGAGGGTTTCTCCTCAGGATTGACTCAGTCACCAGCTTGGAGCATGTGAAGTGAGAACTCTAACGGTGTGCTTTCCAGAACCCAAAGGAAGCAGTGGTGGTTATGGCTCTGGAGCAGGTGCCCTGCAGCCCAAGGGAGGTCTCTTCCAAGGGGGAGTGCCGAAGCTCCGACCTGTGGGAGCCAAGGATGGTTCAGGTATCTGACCAGTGCTTTCTTAGGAGATTTCCCAAGTGCAGTAATTCTAACTGGTCCCAAGTGGGTCATCTGCAGTTAAGGCGTGTGGGGCGTGTGGtagaggtgggaggaaggagaagtgggagcaggggaggggttacAGAGTAGAATACAGCCAAAGCGGAGGGATTAAATGTGTTCAGTTTGTATCAGCAGTATTTGTTTGGGCCCTGAGCCTGAAGCCAGATTAAAACCCAAAACTATATGGGCATTTACCCTGCTGCCATGCAAGTTACACTGAGGAGGCTGGGTAAAGGATATACTGACCGATACGTATGTGTGTTGTATTTGTAGAGAACCTAGCTGGTAAGCCAGCCCTACAAGTCCCCAGTTCTCGAGCTGCTGCCCCCAGGCCACCGGTGTCTACAGTCAGCGGGCGCCCTCAAGACGATACAGACAGCAGCCGAGCCTCGCTCCCAGAACTGCCCCGGATGCAGAGACCTTCGTTACCGGACCTCTCTCGGCCTAATACCACCAGCAGTACAGGCATGAAGCACAGCAGCTCAGCCCCTCCTCCGCCACCCCCAGGGCGGCGTGCCAACGCTCCCCCCACACCTCTGCCTATGCACAGCAACAAAGCCCCAGCCTACAACAGAGAGAAACCCTTGCCGCCCACACCTGGACAGAGGCTGCACCCTGGTCGAGAGGGACCTCCTGCTCCGCCCTCAGTCAAACCACCTCCTTCCCCTGTGAATATCAGAACGGGACCAAGTGGCCAGtctctggctcctcctcctccgccttaCCGCCAGCCTCCTGGGGTCCCCAATGGACCCTCCAGTCCCACTAATGAGTCAGCCCCTGAGCTGCCACAGAGACACAATTCTTTGCATAGGAAGACACCGGGGCCTGTCAGAGGCCTAGCGCCGCCTCCACCCACCTCAGCTTCTCCCTCACTACAGAGCAATAGGCCACCTCCTCCAGCCCGGGACCCTCCCAGTCGGGGAGCAGGTAAGTGCCTGGAAGcaccttttttttcctatcagaTGGAGAATTGAATGTATCTTCTCACCCTTTTCTCCAAAGTTCTCCTTCAgcaattgaagaaaaaaagaatttacttactcattcaacacatttactgagtgcctttTTATGTGTCAGACTCTGTTGTTACGGAAACAGCAATCAGTAGAAAAGACAGAAGATTCCTGTTCTCTGGACAGTCAAgcaaataaattagtaaaaaaaaaaaaaaattagggaagtacaaagcagagaaggaggggaatAGAATCTACTGGTGATATTTTTATTGCAGGGGTGGGGCGCGAGTATGAAGTGACAGTCTGGCAAAGATCTGAAGAGAGTAAGCTAAGGAGTTATCTGGGAGAGTTAACTCTTAGAAGCATtgggaacagcaaatgcaaaggacCTGAGACTGGGGACAGCAGGGAGGCCACTGTGGCAGGACTGGAATGAGTGAGGGGAAGTGCGCGCCACAGGACATGGAGATCAGGAAGCTCGATTTCCTCAAGAACACTGTAGGGCTTTGTCACGACTGCAGAGCCACTGGAGCCACTGGAACAAAGGAGAAGCATTGCTTCAGCttctaatcattttttattaacattttttaaaagcttgttttttttctttttgttgttgttttttgagaaagacggagagaaagtgagggggagtggcagagaggagacagaatcccaagtaggctttgcactgtcagcacagagcctgatgtggggctcaaaccacaaactgtgaagtcatgacctgagctaaagtcaagagtcagtatgcttaaccctctgagctACCAAAGCACCCTGTTGCTTTAGCTTTAGTGTTGAAAACGGACTGCAGGAGGACAAAGGTGGCAAAGGAGACCTCTTAGGAGGCTGTGGCAATAGACTGGGCAGATAGGATCACCGTAGGTTTGGGGGAAGAAGACAGGTGTTAGCTTTTGGACAAGTCAAGTTTGAGATGTCTGTTAGCCAAACACCAATTCATTATTCTCTCTTGGATGTCCGTCAGAGTTTGAAGTTGAGGGGAAGGATCTGGGCTAGAGAAATTTGAATGATGTTGTAAACCACATGTTGGGTGAATTCACGAGGGGAGCCAGTCTAGATAGAGAAGAGGTTGAGGCTTGAGGCCTGGGGCCCTCCTATATTACAGGTCACAGCGATGTATAGTAGCAAGCAGAGGAGCTGAGAAAGAGCCTCtagtgaggaaaacagaaaaccaagagaATGCTGCAAGGATGCCAGGATGGGGTGATCCGCTGTGTCTGGGGCTGAAAACAGAATGACATTGGTGTTAGCAACATGCAGCCATCGGAGGGACCCACAAACGACACGATCCCCTTTGGTGCAGTTTCGGTGGAACAGTGGAGGCTGAGGGTGAAAGTCTAACTGGAATGTGTTTGGGAACTCAGGAATAGGAGGGGAGGAGTTGGAGACAGCAATGTAGACCTCTCCGTTTGCTTAcagggggagtgggggtggagatAAATGGTTGCAGGAGGAGGACGTGAGAGTGAAGGTTCAGACCCTTCCTCCCCATTATGCAGTAGGAAGGGGGGAAGTTGCTTCAGTAATGTCCTGGAGAAGGCTGCAAGGAGTGGCTCTGATCCATAGGTAAGGGATTGGCCTTAGATAAGAACACTGTTCTTCTGTGGTCACTGGAAGGAAGGCAGAATGCATAGGCGTAGAAACAAGTGGGTAGGTGGGTGTAGTGATAGGAGCATGTGTAGTTTCTTCTGGTTTCTTGTTGGTGAAATGGAAAGCAAGGACATCTGCTGTGaatgaggggagggaaagagagaaagggcctgagtGGTTGTCTAGGAGTGTGGGGCAGTGAAGTGTGCTGGGATAACCAGCAGCATGAAAGGCCCGCTCAAGATTAGGAGCCGTACACCCAAAGTGAGATTAGCACAACGTGTGTTCACCTGTGCACTGGCAGGTGCTGAGTGGAGCAGCATGGCATTTCATCGGGGTTGGCTTTTTTAGGCATGTGTGACACCAGGGGAGAGAGTGGGGCGAGGAAGCTAAGGGATTAGGTCAGGGACCAATTGTAACAGTGGACCATGGGCCTAAACTGGGTGAGCAGGAGATTAAGGAGTTCTAGAAACGGTAGAAGAGGTTGTGTAATCTTTTTACAAAATAGCATGACTGAAAGTAGAGTGAGGGAGATCATGAAGCTCTCTGGGGCCTTTCTAGACCCAGGAATTTTGGTTCCCGTATCCTCTTGTATCATTGGACTTTGAGCCACACCCTCCACAAACGGCTtttgagcttttattttattttattttttttagagagagcacatgcccataagccagggagagggcaggggagaaagagaatcttaagaagacTCCACTTCATcatagagcccaacttggggctcgatctcaccaccctggtatgacctgagccgaaatcaaaagttggacactcaactgactgagccacccaggtgccctggcttttGAGCTTTTAAACAGTTAgtcctaggagcacctgggtggctcagttggttgagcgtccaactttggctctggtcatgagctcgcagttcatgggttcgagccccgcgtcagactctgtgctgacagctcagagtctggagcctgctttggattcggtgtttccttctttctctgtccctcccctgctcactctcgcacattctctcctctctcaaaaataaatattaaaaaaaaaacttttatataaaaataaacaggggtgcctgggtggctcagttggctcaggtcatcatctcatggtttataagtttgagccctgctctgagtgagcttgagccccacttgaGGTGAGCCCtacttctctccctctacccttctctctctccccctcgtgggatcctctccctttctctctgccctttctctctgccccttggtcACTTTTGACCCCCTcaatacataaattaaataaattcaggttagttaataGGTAGtataatgttggtttcaggagtagaatttagtggttagtcacttacatataacatctcattttgtgtctcattttgtgggtttgagccctgtattgggctctgtgcagacagtcagagcctggagcccaattcagattatgtgtctccttctttttttgtcctccccagctcatgctctttctctgtctcaaaaataaataaacatctaaaaatttctttaaataaaaaaaataaaaagcctcttatggtttgcttccctcatatgttcatctgtgttgtttcctaaattcca
The genomic region above belongs to Suricata suricatta isolate VVHF042 chromosome 17, meerkat_22Aug2017_6uvM2_HiC, whole genome shotgun sequence and contains:
- the WIPF2 gene encoding WAS/WASL-interacting protein family member 2 isoform X3, with product MPIPPPPPPPPGPPPPPTLNQANTEPPKLSRDEQRGRGALLQDICKGTKLKKVTNINDRSAPILEKNLAGKPALQVPSSRAAAPRPPVSTVSGRPQDDTDSSRASLPELPRMQRPSLPDLSRPNTTSSTGMKHSSSAPPPPPPGRRANAPPTPLPMHSNKAPAYNREKPLPPTPGQRLHPGREGPPAPPSVKPPPSPVNIRTGPSGQSLAPPPPPYRQPPGVPNGPSSPTNESAPELPQRHNSLHRKTPGPVRGLAPPPPTSASPSLQSNRPPPPARDPPSRGAAPPPPPPMIRNGARDAPPPPPPYRMHGSEPLSRGKPPPPPSRTPAGPPPPPPPPLRNGHRDSITTVRSFLDDFESKYSFHPVEDFPAPEEYKHFQRIYPSKTNRAARGAPPLPPILR
- the WIPF2 gene encoding WAS/WASL-interacting protein family member 2 isoform X2; the protein is MANTEPPKLSRDEQRGRGALLQDICKGTKLKKVTNINDRSAPILEKPKGSSGGYGSGAGALQPKGGLFQGGVPKLRPVGAKDGSENLAGKPALQVPSSRAAAPRPPVSTVSGRPQDDTDSSRASLPELPRMQRPSLPDLSRPNTTSSTGMKHSSSAPPPPPPGRRANAPPTPLPMHSNKAPAYNREKPLPPTPGQRLHPGREGPPAPPSVKPPPSPVNIRTGPSGQSLAPPPPPYRQPPGVPNGPSSPTNESAPELPQRHNSLHRKTPGPVRGLAPPPPTSASPSLQSNRPPPPARDPPSRGAAPPPPPPMIRNGARDAPPPPPPYRMHGSEPLSRGKPPPPPSRTPAGPPPPPPPPLRNGHRDSITTVRSFLDDFESKYSFHPVEDFPAPEEYKHFQRIYPSKTNRAARGAPPLPPILR
- the WIPF2 gene encoding WAS/WASL-interacting protein family member 2 isoform X1, translating into MPIPPPPPPPPGPPPPPTLNQANTEPPKLSRDEQRGRGALLQDICKGTKLKKVTNINDRSAPILEKPKGSSGGYGSGAGALQPKGGLFQGGVPKLRPVGAKDGSENLAGKPALQVPSSRAAAPRPPVSTVSGRPQDDTDSSRASLPELPRMQRPSLPDLSRPNTTSSTGMKHSSSAPPPPPPGRRANAPPTPLPMHSNKAPAYNREKPLPPTPGQRLHPGREGPPAPPSVKPPPSPVNIRTGPSGQSLAPPPPPYRQPPGVPNGPSSPTNESAPELPQRHNSLHRKTPGPVRGLAPPPPTSASPSLQSNRPPPPARDPPSRGAAPPPPPPMIRNGARDAPPPPPPYRMHGSEPLSRGKPPPPPSRTPAGPPPPPPPPLRNGHRDSITTVRSFLDDFESKYSFHPVEDFPAPEEYKHFQRIYPSKTNRAARGAPPLPPILR